The Candidatus Tanganyikabacteria bacterium region CTCTCGCCGAATCCCCTAGCCCCATAGTGAGACGTAGCGCGAGTTACGCATAGCAAACGTACGCTCAAATGTACTCTTCAAGCCTGATTCATACCCGTTCAAGCCCTGCCTGCATTCATTCAAGGGCGCAAGCAGGCCGTCAAAGCCATTAGCCTGGAACCCGTCTCACCGTGCGACTTTCGGCCGCCTGCCAATTCAGCCCGACTCTGCGGGGCTGGAGTAACCCGATCCAGCAGCCCTGTTCTTCGGTACCCCATGCACGCGGGGTAGCGAAGAACTAACGCGGGTTCACCAGACGGGTAAAATGCACCTGATGAGAGGATTGCGCCGTGATCGACCGTGAACGCCTGTACCGCTTGATAGACGCGCTGCCCGAGGCCGAGCTTGCGGTAGTGGAACGATTCATCGCCTTCATCCGATGGCAGCTTGACCCCGTGCGTGCGGCCCTCGACGCGGCGCCGATCGATGACGAACCCGAGACCGAGGAAGAGCGCCAGGCCGTCGCCGAGGCGAAGGCCGAGCTTGCCCGCGGGGAAGCGATACCGGCCGACGTTGCTTGGAAGGATCTGCTGGGCTAGTCCGTGGCCTGGCGCTACGAACTCGCCCCGTCGGCCAAGCGGGATCTGAAGCGCTTGGACCGTGCCACGATCGAGCGCATCCGGGCTGCGCTGGATCGCCTGGCCGAAACGGGGCAAGGCGATGTGACAAGGCTGACCGCCAAGGGCGGCGAGCTGCGCCTTCGGGTCGGTGACTGGCGCGTGCGCTTCGAGCGCGACGAGTCGACCAGTGTATTCAGCGTGCTTCGCGTATTGCGGCGCAGCGAGGACACATACAGGGACTAGGAATCCGCCGCTGCCGGAGGGCCCCCATCTATCCCTCTTGCACTCGACCGCGAGGCGGCCTGCTACGGCCGGGGAACTTACCGCGTTAGCCACGATGGATGGCCCGCCGCTAGAGGGACCTGCATTTCCCCTCAACTCCAAGCCCTTTCGAGCCGGTACGGCCGCTGGATTCACCGTGTTAGCGGCGGAACCGAATCGTACCTCGATAATCGGCGCCACGGAACTATGGGCAGGTTAAGCCGTCCCCGAGGGACTCCCATTTCCCCTCTCGCGATCCTCGCTTGCGCGAGTTCTACGGCCGGGAGATTTACCGTGTCACAGGGACGGCGAGGACATTGTACCCGACTCTTTGATGCAAGTCCGACACATCGCAATCGAGGCTTCAAAGAACCGGACGGTTTGTTGAAATTACTCCTTGCAATTCACCTCTCGATTGTGCTTTAGTAGATTCAAGAGAGGGGGCTGCGAGGCAATGAAGGCGATCGGTTACATCCGGGTAAGCACGCAGGAACAGGCGGCCGAGGGGATCAGCCTGGCGGCGCAAGAAGCGAAGATTCGGGCCTACGCCGACCTGTACGGCCTCGACCTGGTGGACGTGGTGACCGACGCCGGCGTGAGCGCGAAGTCTCTCGACCGGCCCGGCCTGGCCGACGCCCTGGCTCGCCTAGAAGCCGGCGAGGCCGACGGCCTGGTGATCCTCAAGCTGGATCGGCTCACCCGGTCCGTCTCCGACTGGGAAGCCCTCATCGATCGCCACTTCGGCGAGCGGGCCGGCAAGGCCCTTATGAGCGTGAGCGACCAGATCGACACCAGGTCTGCCGGCGGGCGCCTGGTGTTGCGGGTGCTTGTCACTGTGTCGATGTGGGAACGCGAGGCCGTCGCCGAGCGGACGGCCCTGGCCCTGGCTCACAAGCAGGCGCAGGGTGAGCACGTCGGCTCGGTCCCGTTCGGCTACCGCATTGAAGGCGGGCGCCTGGTGGCCGCCGACGCCGAGGCCGTGACGGTCGATCGCATCGTGGCCCTGCGGAGCGCCGGCCTGACGTTGCGCGGAATTGCGGACACCCTGGCCGCCGAAGGCATCGCGACCAAGCGGGGCGGTGCGTGGGCGCCGGCCCAGGTGGCGAACATTCTGCGGCGGGCGGGCCGGTGATGGCCCCGCTTGCGGTGGCGCTCACTGCCGAGACGGCCGGGGCCTTCGAGCAGGCGGCGCGGACGATGGCCCTGGCCG contains the following coding sequences:
- a CDS encoding type II toxin-antitoxin system RelE/ParE family toxin, which gives rise to MAWRYELAPSAKRDLKRLDRATIERIRAALDRLAETGQGDVTRLTAKGGELRLRVGDWRVRFERDESTSVFSVLRVLRRSEDTYRD
- a CDS encoding recombinase family protein yields the protein MKAIGYIRVSTQEQAAEGISLAAQEAKIRAYADLYGLDLVDVVTDAGVSAKSLDRPGLADALARLEAGEADGLVILKLDRLTRSVSDWEALIDRHFGERAGKALMSVSDQIDTRSAGGRLVLRVLVTVSMWEREAVAERTALALAHKQAQGEHVGSVPFGYRIEGGRLVAADAEAVTVDRIVALRSAGLTLRGIADTLAAEGIATKRGGAWAPAQVANILRRAGR